Below is a genomic region from Ostrea edulis chromosome 10, xbOstEdul1.1, whole genome shotgun sequence.
CAATGGTCAATGCCAGAGTGACCGCCAGAGCGGTAGGTTTCTCAGTGGTCACTGGCAGCGTGACTTCAAAAGGTAAACGGCAGTGTGATTTCCAGAGCGGTAGGTTTCTCAGTGGTCACTGGCAGCGTGACTTCAAAAGGTTATCGACAGTGTGATATCCAGAGAAGTAGGTTTCTTACACAAGTTTCAATGTAATTGGATAAGCACTGATATTCACAAGTTGTTGAGGATTCAAACCTGAATAGAAACGAGAAACTGAAGTCTGACATTTTGTGTTTAAGAACTTGTAGAGTATAAATGAGAAACTGAAGTCTGACATTTTGTGTTTAAGAACTTGTAGAGTATAAATGAGAAACTGAAGTCTGACATTTTGTGTTTAAGAACTTGTAGAGTATAAATGAGAAACTGATGTCTGACATTTTGTGTTTAAGAACTTGTAGAGTATAAATGAGAAACTGAAGTCTGACATTTTGTATTTAAGAACTTGTAGAGTATAAATGAGAAATTGAAGTCTGACATTTTGTGTTTAAGAACTTGTAGAGTATAAATGAGAAACTGAAGTCTGACATTTTGTGTTTAAGAACTTGTAGAGTATAAATGAGAAACTGAAGTCTGACATTTTGTATTTAAGAACTTGTAGAGTATAAACGAGAAACTGAAGTCTGACATTTTGTATTTAAGAACTTGTAGAGTATAAATGAGAAACTGAAGTCTGACATTTTGTGTTTAAGAACTTGTAGAGTATAAATGAGAAATTGAAGTCTGACATTTTGTATTTAAGAACTTGTAGAGTATAAATGAGAAACTGAAGTCTGACATTTTGTGTTTAAGAACTTGTAGAGTATAAATGAGAAACTGATGTCTGACATTTTGTGTTTAAGAACTTGTAGAGTATAAATGAGAAACTGAAGTCTGACATTTTGTATTTAAGAACTTGTAGAGTATAAATGAGAAATTGAAGTCTGACCTTTTGTATTTAAGAACTTGTAGGGTATAAATGAGAAATTGAAGTTTGACATTTTGTGTTTAAGAACTTGTAGAGTATAAATGAGAAACTGAAGTCTGACATTTTGTGTTTAAGAACTTGTAGAGTATAAATGAGAAACTGAAGTCTGACATTTTGTGTTTAAGAACTTGTAGAGTATAAATGAGAAACTGAAGTCTGACATTTTGTGTTCTGATGGGTGTTGGCATGATACGATGCTCTTCCGGCTTATTTTGGTCCACGGCATAAACATGATCTGAATTTCGCACAGCACCAGTGGTCCTGGTCCTATTTTGATTGGTAAAAACGAATGATATATCCTGTACTCTGTACTGTTGGATTCTGTTGTACAGGAGATTTATATCCTGTACTCTGTACTGTTGGATTCTGTTGTACAGGAGATTTATATCCTGTACTCTGTACTGTTGGATTCTGTTGTACAGGAGATTTATATCCTGTACTCTGTACTGTTGGATTCTGTTGTACAGGAGATTTATATCCTGTACTCTGTACTGTTGGATTCTGTTGTACAGGAGATTTATATCCTGTACTCTGTACTGTTGGATTCTGTTGTACAGGAGATTTATATCCTGTACTCTGTACTGTTGGATTCTGTTGTACAGGAGATTTATAACTATGCATGTCCTTATTAACCAGCAGTCCTATTTGCATGACTATGATCCAGAGAGACATTGATAGCGCTATTTCATGATTATGCGTAAGACCTGAAATTATTTATAcggtaaatttgaaaatggtacAATTTGTAAAGTTAGATTTCATATCAGTTTATAAAATACTCATGGTCATCTAAATTCCAACCACATTTCAATGTTACTTTTAATTGTGTTCATATTTTCATGAACCAGTGTGGatacttttgaaattttcccCTATCCCTGAAGCTTTCCAAGTATACTGTCTGTGAGGTTTGAGTTCTATTGTACTAACTTACTCTATGATTGATAGATGAGTCCAGACAGGTCATTGACATTTCACTGATTGCcaggaagaaaaaaatttaCTGAGTGGAGTTTTCATTGCaggaaaaatattaatcaaattaaaatgaaatgctATTATAGGTTTAGTGTTCAATTAGACTGTGACAGACtaggaatggggggggggggggggggggtcggtcATGCCAAATTGCCATCCATGACAGATTGGTTTTGGTGTATCACCTAGGAGACCTGTGACTTTTAGTTTTAATGTTAAGCGGTGGCAGTAAACAGAGGTTAGAATATAAATAAATGGAGATTACTCTGTGGTAATTGACAAGAGCTATTTTCATGATAATTAAATGCCTTCAGATTTATTGTCAAAAAATTGTGTGTGGCCCAaaaacaaatttcttttaaaaaccaaaaaaaaaaaaacaactaagtCTATGGCCTGCTATAATTAGGGATAAGTGGTTAACTTGAGAATGAAGAAAAATTGTATCCTCCACAGACACAATTAATCTCTGTTTATTTCAACCAATGAGATGGAATCTTGTAAGCAATGTAGAATGATAAACACTTGCAACATTAACGATTGTGAGCAAGATAATCACACATTCTTTGCATTTCCCTGAGAATTTTTTCTGTAAACAGGTAGAAAATGAAATCAGGTCTCAAGAATGCAAATAGAAAGAAATTTAAATTGACTGGCTCGATAAATATAAATGGAACGAGACGTAAAGATAGCTGAGGACATTCCTTTGAATGTTGGGCACAGGAAGTGTATCCTTTCTCCAAGTTTCCTGACTTAGACCAGTGAGTGTAAATAGCAGGACCTTGTGGTTTGGTGGTTTTTGAACTTCTGTTGAGTTGCAGGACTCTGTGAATGTCGTTCTCAGAGTAATTTTAAGTACATGGAAATGCGTCCGGTTGACACGGttatagtacatatatattgacaGAAATGAGTTACGTCCTGTTACAGTTGGTCTCTCTGCACTGCACGCAGTTGTGCTAAAGATAGTGGAACATGTGTTATAATTAAGGGTGTATTTTCAGTGTACCAAtaggaattatttttaaaattttcacatcGCCCTAGAATCAAACAACAAAATGGGAGGAATTTTAATGAAATCAGTACTTCTAACAAAACCCTCTtcctccccccccctcccaaaaaaaaaatcaaaagttcAAGAGTGTGCAGATATGCTGCTGCTTctttttatgtatgtatatttgtgAAAACTGCTTTTTGCAAATTAAGTTGCATAACTGTAGAATTCCAGTAGCGAGGGCAGTGCTTGTTATTGAAACATGATGAGAAAAGTTCTTACTCAGTTCTTACTCATATGTACAGACAAGTGGAGAAAAATATCTCTCTTTGgaaaatcagaattttttttgtagAATTTTGTATTGAAAGAGAAGTTGAGACTGAATTGAATACAAATTATTGATTATAAATTTAGGAGACCTTCAACAAACCCTTTTTAATCAGTTGTAGTAAATGCAATATTGCTCATATGAGTTTTAGTTCTTTTAACAACTAGCTGATTTATAAGTACACTGGTTAAAGTTGTTAACATTCCAGTAGATTTTTGAATGAAGTTAAGTTCTGAAGGCTTTATGTATAATTGTGGAGATTGATGACACTTGTAATAGCTGGAGATACTTTTGTACTTCTATCTCAATCATTCGTTGTATGGGTAACAAGCAATGACTGCTGGAATGAGGGGATCAGAGGAAGAGTACACTCCCCTCCCTTTGCTTGTTGATTTGTTCTAATTGTGTGCTGCCGTTACTATAATTAGGATTAAATATGCGATTTACAGGGTGTTTATACCAAAATATCAGGCATACCATGGCAAGACAATAGTATTTTGGCATTTGCTATTTAAGCAGGGCTGGTTCTATTTTGTGATTGTGGTGAATGTTATAACTGAGAGTTGCCATAAATAGATTCTGTGTTTGGCTGAGGGGTTCGCTGTAATTACAGAAATGTTTTCTCTTCAGATAAATATCAGTAGGGGTGTAATTTATTATTAGATGGTCCATATAACTGCTGGATCTTTGATAGGTTCGTTTTTTGTGGCAAGAATTTCTATTTTAGACATTTACATTCAAAAGATAATGGTGCCTTAGAGgcaagaaaaatattttgaagctggATGGAAAAAAAATGCTTCAGATTATTGAGCGTTAACAATCTTGGcaaaaattttgtaaacagatTGCATCTGTTAAATAAACTTGGAGAATCCTTATCAGAGTATTTATCTAGTAGTTTGTAGGCCAATGACGTCTTTGATTTTGAATGGGGGAGGGGCAGTGTGTATGTAGAATAGGTCTTACTACGACTCATGGAAAATCTAAGACTCTTATCATCACTGGGTATTAAATGAAGTGTGGTGCCAAAAACCAAAGGGTGTATAATTGCATATTGAGTGTTATGTATTGGTTTTTATTCACTTTTGTTGATTAGTGAATCACCTCTGAGATCTTGAAATACACTTCCTGTAGAAATGgtgaaaaacaaattatttgacACAACGTGGAAtcttttattcaaatgaaacagccttttcatttatttactctctctccccctctctctctttcttgaaacattttctgtaaattaaagATTGATacatatgttacatgttttaatattacGGAATAGAAGGgggccaagtggttagagcatcgcctgatcaaaatcacacggcctctcacctctgatCGGTGtggattcgaatcccgctcacgctggtaagtgagaaagtttcccagtttacttttggaaggtcagtagtctcttcccaggtacattgtatctgagttctcttccaccaataaaaaactgggcgccaccagatacctgaaaaattgtttagtgtgtcggaaaacatcaatcaatcaatcatacagaatagaagaaaataaagaataataataataataaaaattaccTGTGTGTGGATATTGCAGTCTACTTCCAGGTCGATATACTAGATATCACATTTTTACATCCAGGTCAATATGTTAGATATCACATTTTCATATCCAGGTCGATATATTAGATATCACATTTTTACATCCAGGTCGATATATTAGATATCACATTTTTACATCCAGGTCAATATATTAGATATCACATTTTCATTGCAAGTTTCTTCAAAGTAAAAATAAGTAACATGAAATCACTTGATAAATCACAGAACCAAAAACCTGGGTAATGGTTTTGATGTGTagagtatatttatatatataagtacAAGTCTCTCACCTGCACAATTAAAAGTAGTACAATCAGTGACAACAGTCTCAAATATAGTTCAAAAATTCGGCAAGATCTTCCCAAGAACAAGACAgtttcaaaattgtaaaaacatTCTCCTAATATGTTAGAAAATTCATTCAATCATTGTTCTGGGAATCAGTTTTTGGTCACAATTGATTAAGAACAAAGGATTTATGTAGGAATTTATTGGAAAGAGAAAGTTCAGAAATCTTTTTATGAAGAACAAGTGTTTCAATAAGCAACCATCTTTATGTACAAGACATCCAGGGATCATAtggggagggggtgtagacACAGGTCATTATTCATTGTACAGAtggggagggggtgtagacACAGGTCATTATTCATTGTACACAtggggagggggtgtagacACAGGTCGTTATTCATTGTACATGGGTAGGCAAGTTATTGGTTCGAATGCTGGTGAAGGTGGATACAATTACAAGTATCAGAACTAGGACAAAACTCCTATGAACTCCTTTGACAGAACTCCTATGACAGTGGTGAGAGAACACAGTTAATTAGTTAACCCTATGACAGTGGTGAGCACACACAGTTAATTAGTTAACCCTATGACAGTGGTGAGAGAACACAATTAGTTAACCCTATGACAGTGGTGAGCGCACACAGTTAATTAGTTAACCCTATGACAGTGGTGAACAGTTAATTTGTTAACTCCTATGACAGTCGTGAGAAAACACAGTTAATTAGTTAAATTTGATGACGGTGATGAGAAGTAATTATGCTAACCATTTCTTTACTCGGTGTTCGCATTCTCAAAAATAACAGATCtacaaatattcatatatgaAAACATCCATATGATTGATGAAATGAAGGTCATCAGGTTTGTATGGGGATCTAAGCGGGGAGATTCAGAGTTAAAAGTCTCAGCAATGATGGCCCAGGTCTTGTGGAGTAACTCCGTGAGTCAATCATTTTCCGTTTCTTTTCAGGATGGAGGCTCCTACCCCTTCTTAATGTATCGCTCCATGGGTTATCCTGCTAACGATCTCTACACATCACCATCCATGCCCAACATCTCCCTGGGACGACCCCCCTCATCATCTGTAAGTGGCTGCTAGGAGTTTTACCAttcatttcttcttctttttatgaataaaaatctGTTTTTGACGGGATTTCAAAGGTTAGGTTTACTTATTtggaaaatgtttgaaaatcatGAGAAGGTAAATAGTGATCTCTGTTTAATTACTACATATAGATTTATTTTAGCTGCTGTTTAATTTTTGCTGTTTTCACTGTATCCCAAAACCATGAAATTAAAACTTCTGTGAAATTATTAAACATTATTTGTAtagaatgaatataaaaacttaTAATTATAACCAGCAGTGAATTTAAAGTGGTGTACAGTATTTCTCAGCAATATCTGAATATCAATTTTCTCTTCAGATTTCCAGTTTCTGTGTATTCTTTGATTAAAGATTTCAAATTCTTCATATTGTACCAGGgtatgtttttattattttgaacaGGGTAATTCTAGTTCCCCTGAGGCAGACCTCCGTAATCTTAGTCATTCACGGCATGGCCTGCCTGCTCACCTCAGCGGTTACCCACTTTACCCAATCACAGGTACTTGCTTATACTTTTGCACTTTTACAATAAATAGATTTATATTGAAACTATAGAGTTGAAATGTTTCTATTCTGAATGGATGGTGTACTGGAAATACCCAATATTGAAAGGATATTTCGGTGTCAAACAGCAGAAATCTAAAATTACCCGTATCTTCAACAATAGCACATATATAccaatgatttatatatatatatatatatatatatatatatatatatatatatatatatataaaagagagagagattcatTAATTTGTAATAGGATGATCCATATTTTCATGTGATATTTTATAGATGCATTAATTTACAGTGTATGCATGAGGTTTTTGTAAAGTTTTACCTTTGAATTTGTGTTCCTGTGGAATTGAATTGCAGTTTTATATTCTCTCAGAATGATACATAAGGATAGTCCTGCTGAGGACGATGTAAAGAGATTAATTATCATACTTATGTAATGACTTTTTATAACAGGGCATGAAGTTGATCTCTCCCACCCCTCCAATCCCGCGATTCTGTCGGCCCAGATCAAGGCTTTGGAGGAGGCCCGTAACCAAGCTAAACTGGGTCAGTCCCTCCCATACTCCTCCATCCAGGCCATGCCTGGCAGTGCGGCCTCAGAGGCGCGACATGCCAGGATTCATGGGTAGGTGGTTATAGAAGTTTTGTTTTTAGGCTATGTGCAATCATGTGTAATGTTTACTGAAATACTGGTGATTAAACTTATACAAAAAACCATAGATGACGATATTAGAATTGTAATATCAGGGCTGTCACTATCCATTTTGGTACAGGGTCTGGGTCCCATTAGATTGGGAAAATTATCGATGTTTTGGgtcaaattgggaaattttACTTTTCGGGCCTTGTCGAAAATATGCGAGAAGTTATAAGTAAAAACGAAACTAACAcggtttaatttttttatatacacgATGTAACAGTTTTGTGATAATTGCAATTTCTAGATAAGTAaattgggaagggggggggggggttcccaATTGGGAAGGACCCAATTCAAAGAGATTGACGACCCTGTTGTATCTATGAATTATATGTTAATTTTTCTGAAAAGATATATTAAAGGTTTGATCAAAAAAGTATAATATGTAGTACTTTTGAAGTTGGCCGTTGTCTGAGTGTGTTCTGAACCTATTGTATATTACAGGCGTCACAAGCCTCTAAATAGAACGCACTCAGCCCCGCTCCCCATTGGACACCCGTTCCTGCAACAGAGTTATCTGATGCACCAGCAGGCAGCAGCTGCTGCTGCAGCAACAGGAGAGCATGGCAACGTGTCATCTGAACAGCTGATGAAGgacaaaatgtatgtaaagcAGCACATACGACAAGCTGTGTTACAGCGAGTGGGCAGCAAATCGCACATGGAGAATGTGGATGAGGAAACGGAGGCCAGATTAGCTCAggtaaagggagataatcaaagGTAGAATTAACTTAggtaaagggagataatcagaTGCAAAATTAATTTAGGTAAAGGGAAATTATCAGAGGCAAAATAAACTTACGTAAAGGGAAATAATGAGATGCAAAATTAACTTAggtaaagggagataatcaaagGCAAAATTAACTTAGATAAAGGGAAATTTGTTCCCTCACATTATCAGACACCTTGCacagttcatttacattttatttcaagGTTATGGAAAGGTGTGACATGGTAAATTATAAATCAGTGACTGAAATTTACTCGGATGTTTTTCAGGAGATGCGTGAATCTCGAGAGCAGATGCAAGAAGAAATGCGAGAGAAAATGGAAGAATCTTATATTGAAGAGAAAGAAATGCAATGGTCATTGAAACCCCGTCACAAAGGCCCCTGGCATCACAGGCCACTGGCCCGCACTCAGTCTAGTCCATTAGTATTGTCGTCCATCCCACCGCCAGATTCCCAGGAAGCAAAACCCATTTCATACAGATACACAACAGGtaatatacatacagatatatcaCAGGTAATATATACCTACAGATATATCACaggtaatatatacatacagatacaCTACaggtaatatatacatacagatatatcacaggtaatatatacatacagatatatcaCGGGTAATgtatacatacagatatatcacaggtaaaatatatatacagatatatcacaggtaatatatacatacagatatatcaCAGGTAATATATACCTACAGATATATCACaggtaatatatacatacagatacaCTACaggtaatatatacatacagatatatcacaggtaatatatacatacagatatatcaCGGGTAATgtatacatacagatatatcacaggtaaaatatatatacagatatatcacaggtaatatatacatacagatatatcacaggtaatatatacatacagatacaCTACaggtaatatatacatacagatatatcacaggtaatatatacatacagatatatcacaggtaatatatacatacagatacaCTACaggtaatatatacatacagatatatcacaggtaatatatacatacagatatatcaCGGGTAATgtatacatacagatatatcaCAGGTAATGTATACATACAGATACACTACAGGTAATATATATACTGAACATATCTCCTTTTATGTAAGGTCTACAAGATTCAGTTTAAAGAGAGTGATAGAAATTCGATTGGATTTGGAGGGAGGGGAGTCTCGTTGAATGATTTGTAgactaaatggatattttattatacatgtgaCAGATCTTCCATCAAAAtagtacattttatttttgtttttcaccaCTCTGGATATTGGGCTAAATGCATGAAAGTGTGTTGAAAGAGAAATGAATTACTGATTATTTAAGACAATAATAAGATATCCTACTTCTTTTCAGGTATTGCATACGATTCAATCATGCAGAAACACCAGTGTACATGTGGAAGCAATGCAAACCACCCAGAAAACGCTGGTCGCGTTCAGGCCATCTGGTCACGCATGCAAGATACAGGTCTCATCAACCGGTGCGAAGTTAGTATCCAGTACTCAGAACtattttttcaatctttttcgTACTGGGACATTTTTTTATTGCCTTTTGATCTCACTCTGACTCGATAGATAGGTAAATTTAAATTTGCCCAATTTCTTATTCTTCCTATTCAATTTGTGAATATGGAGCTACATAATACAGTGATGATAGCCCCAGTGGATTTGTCAACAACGAAAAAGAAAGAGtgagagaaaataaaacaaaaataaaaaatttcccAGTATGCAGTAGATAGCCAATTTACATACATTAGTCAAACAAAAGAAGATTGCACTATAGTGAGATGACATTTTCTATAGTTATTTTTAACTTTACAGTGAGTGCACAGAATTTTCAAGAAGTGTTGTATAAATTAATGCCAAGCCAAATCAATCTTAAGAAGAGTTCTGTTTTCACTTATTAAGTCTGTGTATCAAAAGGTTTTTGTACACATGAtgctggactttttatcatatGAAACATGTTCTCTCTTTCAGAAAATCAAAAGTCGGCGTGCGACAATTGAAGAACTTCAGAGTGCTCATTCAGAACTTCACACATTACTTTACGGGACAAACCCCATGCATCGACACAGACTACTCGGTAAGCTGAATTTCTCGTGGAACTCCAATTTAAACATTTGTAGTCCTCTTGTCCTGAGGAATTTGTGCTCTTTGTTGTTTGTTCAGATTAAGTGTGCATTGAATGTTCTCGAATTTACAACCTCATATTATGGTTCAGATTAATTAAGTGTGCATTGAATGTCCACAAATTTACAACCTCAACCAAGTACTACCCAGTAAAAAGTCCGattataaatttttaatttttgtagtTCTTTTTAGTATGGGTATACCCATAGATTTAAATCTGTTACTAACAAGAAAACCTGTGCTTCAGTCAATCAGCCGCGAAGCGAAGTTCCAATGaacatgcatattttttttctcaagcCACGAAAAATTTGACTTCttgaaaaatgaatttgattGTTAGTGTATGATTCCAGGGTATTCAGACCAGACGTGTAATTAGATTCCTATTGTACCAGTACGTGGTGCTCATTGGTCTCCATGGTAATACAATGCTGTTTTTACTCTTCAGATCACTTCCAGTTTTGTATGTTACCGTGTGGAGGGATCGGTGTCGACTCGGACACAGTCTGGAATGAAATGCACACCTACACTGCCACTAGAATGGTGAGCAATAACTGTGTATGATTACTGTAAAAACTCCCCAACTTCTGATGGTGAGCAATAACTGTATGATTACTTTAAAAACTTCCCCAACTTCTGATGGTGAGCAATAACTGTGTAGGATTACTGTAAAAACTGCCCAGCTTCTGATGGTGAGCAATAACTGTGTAGGATTACTGTAAAAACTTCCAAACTTCTAGTATGACTGATTGCCTTGGAGATGATAGACATTGGAATACAattattgttttcaaaaattaagttgccacatttttttaaacattcagAAAATGTGTGGGCATAGAGATTTCAGGGATTGGAATATCAGCGGTAATGTGCATGTCAATTGTTATTTAATTTCCAGGCTGCGGGCTGTGTGACAGAATTAGCAACCAGAGTTGCCAACAAGGAATTGaaggtatgtatatatttacatacataaaaGTCTCTGATAATCCTGTACATTTATTGATATACGGTTTATATGATAATCTGTTACATCTATCAATATACAGTTTATTTGATAATCTTGTACATTTAATGATATACGGTTTATTTGATAATCTTGTACCTTAATGATATACAGTTTATTTGATAATCTTGTCCATCAGATAATCCAATTTTCTAAATCTTTGGTCAGAGAGTGGTTTTAGCCTAATAGTGTCGTTTTTGTTGTTTACAGAATGGCTTTGCTATTGTTCGACCCCCAGGTCATCACGCAGAACACAACCAACCAATGTAAGTGAGCAAAGGAAGATAACTCAGACAGAAAATTTGTACAGTGAGAATCTCGCATGTTTTCATTTCGGCAGAAAGTTTCATCTGTAAATCAAGTCCACCATGAAAAATTTCGGTAGCATATATGATTGGACTTAACAATACAAGTATTGGGTTAAGTATTCCTATAGGCAAGAGGCTGGGATAACATCCCTTGGTTCCTTTTATATACCATGGAATTACATGGAGTTCCTAAGTactaaaaaaattcaaaatgaaataaggtaaaaatagagtatcATAGAAAGGAAAGCATACACATACATGATTACACAGAGTGAGTGTGTCACTGCTACACAACTAGCTGTCAGAGTGGGTGTGTCATTACTGCACTTCTAGCTGTCAGAGTGGGTGTGTCACTGCTACACATTTAGCTGTCTGGGGTATGTGCTGAGCAGCTCTACATTTTCAATGATACCCAGGCTTTTAAAATCTATTTCTGCAAAATCATACTCATGTTCTTCAGGGAAAAAGTagaatggagaagctgaatgttttgatattatgtcacatattttcattgttgattttttgcTTGTAGGGGATTCTGTTATTTCAACTCAATCGCCATAGCAGCAAAACAGTTGAGACAAAAGTCAAAAGCTGACAAAATCCTAATCGTGGATTGGGACGTACACCATGGCAACTCCACACAACAAATCTTTTTCAATGACCCTAATGTGTTGTACATATCTGTCCATCGCCATGACGACGGGAACTTTTTCCCTGGGACCGGTTCCCCCGCTGACTGTGGATCTGGGGATGGACTGGGATTCAACGTTAACATAGCATTCAGTGGGTCTCTGTCCCCACCCATGGGGGACGCCGAGTATTTAGCTGCCTTTAGGTAGGTGTTCAAATTTGCCACAGATAGAAAGATTTATTCAGGTTAAAAATCATTATATGACATAGGTTGATATACATTTATAGCCTATTAGATGGCAAGAACtatgaaatattgataaatgtaTCCATTGcaagtatgattttgaaatattatgcAATTTAAATAAGACTAGaagtttgaactaaaataaacatataatgGTTATCACAGTGTCGCTGCATTGGTTTCCACGTAAGGATAACCTAGGAAATCACAAatgcttatttccaatggagTCCTTAATGCAGAGCCTTAGAGTTATTTGAGTTCATCTACTACAAAAGATTTAAACCTGGTGTTCCATTTTATCAATTACTGTTATTAACAGCTACTACAGGATAGTCACCATTTCATTTTCTCGTGAAACATCACATGAAAATTAGCGCGGGCTCTGAATGATTGGTCTCTTGCAGGCTAACGTAAATAAAATACCGTACGAATGGTATTTTTAGCGAAACACaaattcagtgatttttttttataaattattgGTATATATATGTAGCGAAAGCAaattttagcgactttataattcTAAGGAAGATGACTATTACCTCCGATATGGAGTAAATTGGTAGTGATATCCAATTTCAGCGACCTCGTCACTCTCGCTTAAAATGCCAAAATTTAGATCCTCGCTTATATGgtatatgtaaaaattaaaagtaatttga
It encodes:
- the LOC125666665 gene encoding histone deacetylase 4-like isoform X13, which gives rise to MLHFNPRFFMEMTQSPLASPVVERRPVPTTVFTDPHLQQGLAKIKHEQELQHQLLIQHYRQQQQQLAQEHEKQLQDHIKQLVFMQKQQELLEQQKKMQEQHRMEKELLENERLEQIKNKKDGEQSAVASSEVKARLQEFVLTKKQREAAARNSPPALRNWGVDQSSPPQGISPPYASHLLGKYEDFPLRKTVDCSSNSDSGPNSPPAGLHASMVNGNVTSKEDGGSYPFLMYRSMGYPANDLYTSPSMPNISLGRPPSSSGNSSSPEADLRNLSHSRHGLPAHLSGYPLYPITGHEVDLSHPSNPAILSAQIKALEEARNQAKLGQSLPYSSIQAMPGSAASEARHARIHGRHKPLNRTHSAPLPIGHPFLQQSYLMHQQAAAAAAATGEHGNVSSEQLMKDKMYVKQHIRQAVLQRVGSKSHMENVDEETEARLAQEMRESREQMQEEMREKMEESYIEEKEMQWSLKPRHKGPWHHRPLARTQSSPLVLSSIPPPDSQEAKPISYRYTTGIAYDSIMQKHQCTCGSNANHPENAGRVQAIWSRMQDTGLINRCEKIKSRRATIEELQSAHSELHTLLYGTNPMHRHRLLDHFQFCMLPCGGIGVDSDTVWNEMHTYTATRMAAGCVTELATRVANKELKNGFAIVRPPGHHAEHNQPMGFCYFNSIAIAAKQLRQKSKADKILIVDWDVHHGNSTQQIFFNDPNVLYISVHRHDDGNFFPGTGSPADCGSGDGLGFNVNIAFSGSLSPPMGDAEYLAAFRTILMPIAKEFNPDIVLISAGFDAAAGHPPPLGGYNVSAACFGHMTRELMSLADGKLVLSLEGGYDLPAICDATELCIKALLGDELPPVKEEELCRAPCKPGLETLEETIKIQAKHWPCVQRYLGTIHYSLMEAQKREMEEADTVTALASLTMVAAKQSTMSEEESEPMDEDKS
- the LOC125666665 gene encoding histone deacetylase 4-like isoform X2: MAALSDSADVKIPDQKFSCLPTVSKIKNCCVLLYEIDKVHMKESLGADFIQKFLDCLVETGALLTHTICLSNGDDSVLTVTCRSSQLNMSDPMGPSDGGMDINSHFTPIRKAEMTQSPLASPVVERRPVPTTVFTDPHLQQGLAKIKHEQELQHQLLIQHYRQQQQQLAQEHEKQLQDHIKQLVFMQKQQELLEQQKKMQEQHRMEKELLENERLEQIKNKKDGEQSAVASSEVKARLQEFVLTKKQREAAARNSPPALRNWGVDQSSPPQGISPPYASHLLGKYEDFPLRKTVDCSSNSDSGPNSPPAGLHASMVNGNVTSKEDGGSYPFLMYRSMGYPANDLYTSPSMPNISLGRPPSSSGNSSSPEADLRNLSHSRHGLPAHLSGYPLYPITGHEVDLSHPSNPAILSAQIKALEEARNQAKLGQSLPYSSIQAMPGSAASEARHARIHGRHKPLNRTHSAPLPIGHPFLQQSYLMHQQAAAAAAATGEHGNVSSEQLMKDKMYVKQHIRQAVLQRVGSKSHMENVDEETEARLAQEMRESREQMQEEMREKMEESYIEEKEMQWSLKPRHKGPWHHRPLARTQSSPLVLSSIPPPDSQEAKPISYRYTTGIAYDSIMQKHQCTCGSNANHPENAGRVQAIWSRMQDTGLINRCEKIKSRRATIEELQSAHSELHTLLYGTNPMHRHRLLDHFQFCMLPCGGIGVDSDTVWNEMHTYTATRMAAGCVTELATRVANKELKNGFAIVRPPGHHAEHNQPMGFCYFNSIAIAAKQLRQKSKADKILIVDWDVHHGNSTQQIFFNDPNVLYISVHRHDDGNFFPGTGSPADCGSGDGLGFNVNIAFSGSLSPPMGDAEYLAAFRTILMPIAKEFNPDIVLISAGFDAAAGHPPPLGGYNVSAACFGHMTRELMSLADGKLVLSLEGGYDLPAICDATELCIKALLGDELPPVKEEELCRAPCKPGLETLEETIKIQAKHWPCVQRYLGTIHYSLMEAQKREMEEADTVTALASLTMVAAKQSTMSEEESEPMDEDKS